Proteins from a genomic interval of Harpia harpyja isolate bHarHar1 chromosome 9, bHarHar1 primary haplotype, whole genome shotgun sequence:
- the GINS3 gene encoding DNA replication complex GINS protein PSF3, translated as MSEAYFPVGPGLGPEENFLSLDDILMSQEKLPGRAESSLPRLAFALGPGAGTGDSIPEGSKLEIPLWLAKGLHDSKRRIISVELPKIYKEAWRTVFSADANVVDLHKMGPYYYGFGSQLLNFDNPENPEIAQSILQTFISRFRRIMDSSQNAYNEDTSALVARLDELERALFRAGQKGLNDFQCWEKGQASQITASSLVQNYGKRKFTDMDG; from the exons ATGTCCGAGGCGTATTTCCCTGTGGGCCCCGGGCTGGGCCCGGAGGAGAATTTCCTGTCGCTGGACGACATCCTGATGTCTCAGGAGAAGCTGCCGGGCCGCGCCGAGAGCAGCCTGCCGCGCCTGGCTTTCGCGCTGGGCCCGGGGGCCGGCACCGGCGACTCCATCCCTGAG GGATCAAAGCTGGAAATACCTCTGTGGCTGGCTAAAGGTCTACATGACAGCAAAAGAAGAATCATTTCTGTGGAACTGCCGAAGATTTACAAGGAAGCCTGGAGGACAGTGTTCAGCGCTGATGCCAACGTGGTTGATCTGCATAAGATGGGGCCATACTACTATGGATTTGGCTCCCAGCTCCTGAATTTTGACAATCCAGAGAATCCTGAGATAGCTCAGAGTATCCTGCAG ACATTTATTAGCCGTTTTCGTCGTATCATGGACTCCTCTCAGAATGCCTACAACGAGGACACATCAGCACTGGTGGCTCGGCTGGATGAATTGGAGCGAGCCTTATTTCGAGCTGGCCAGAAAGGGCTGAATGACTTCCAGTGCTGGGAAAAGGGACAGGCTTCTCAAATCACAGCTTCAAGTCTGGTGCAGAATTATGGGAAAAGAAAGTTCACAGATATGGATGGTTAA